The Spinacia oleracea cultivar Varoflay chromosome 2, BTI_SOV_V1, whole genome shotgun sequence DNA segment ATAAACACACACCCCCTTGTATAAAACTATAAACCCCCCATTGCATCAACCTCCCCAGCTCCCCATTAAATAGGCATCGCTGTTCCCAAACCAAGAATTAAATGCAGCAGCTGGATTCTCCACCCACCTttcctcttctctctcctcaaaaatttaaaactcccCTTAAACAAAAATAACTCCTCCACGGCTCCACATCTCCACCTTCACATCCACctccttttttttctctctcctaaaaaatGAAACTccccctttttctctctctcaaaTGTCCGCCATTCCTCCACCTTCCTCTCACTCCTCTCacttcactttctctctcaaaaaccTTGGACTCGGCTACGCCATAGCCATCGCTTTTGGCTTCCTCGTCCTCTTCTCCGCCCTCCTCCTCTCTTCTTACATCTGCTGCCGCGCTAGCCGCCGTCGCCGCCTCCACGCTCCTCCCCTCCCTAACTCCTCCTTCGAAAACGGCATCATCGTTCCTCGTATAATCTTCGTTGCCGAAGACGACGACGACGAGGAAAACCAAAACAGAGCCTCAAACGGCGTCGTTGGCCTCGATCGTGCTGTCATT contains these protein-coding regions:
- the LOC110788717 gene encoding RING-H2 finger protein ATL67; this encodes MSAIPPPSSHSSHFTFSLKNLGLGYAIAIAFGFLVLFSALLLSSYICCRASRRRRLHAPPLPNSSFENGIIVPRIIFVAEDDDDEENQNRASNGVVGLDRAVINSYPKFQFFKKNLENSNGDNLMCSICLCDYKEGEMLRMMPDCNHFFHLCCLDAWLKLNGSCPVCRNSPLPTPISTPLAEVVPLSQYPDNRRRSNVVSSS